The DNA region ATAACGGGAATCAGGAAAGTTGACAAAGAGAACGAGATTGTCGTTATCTCCTACGAGGATAGGTGCTACTCCAAACCTATGATTGCCGATGTCCTCGTTGACTTCCCGGAAGAAAAGCTCCTATACAGGGACGAGAAGTTCTTTGAAGAAAACGGAGTAACCCAGATACTCGGTCACAAGGCAATTAGCATAAACCCTGAGTCAAAGGTAGTTGTTCTTGATTCAGGGGAGCTCGTTCCTTACGACAAGCTCCTAATTTCAACAGGAGCAGTTCCGTTCGTTCCACCAATTGAGGGAAGCGATAAAAAAGGAGTGTTTACATTTACGGAGCTTGGCTCAGCTAAAGCCTTTAAGGAATACATAAAGGAAAACAACGTTAAAGAAGTCATCATAATAGGTTCAGGATTTATAGGCCTTGAAGTAGCTTACTTCTTAAGGGAGATAGGAATAAACGTAACGGTTGTGGAGCTCCTTGACAGGGTACTTGGCAAAGCCCTTGACAAGAGGGGCTCTGAAATCGTTGAAAAGATGCTAAGGGATAAGGGCGTCAACTTCATATTTAACAACACCGTTGAAAGAATTGAAGGCGATGAAAAAGTTACAAGCGTAACCCTTAAGAGCGGCGACGTGCTAAGGGCCGACGCCGTTGTTGTAGCTATCGGCGTAAGGCCAAATGTAGAACTTGCAAAAACGGCAGGTGTTGAGGTCAACAGAGGTATAGTTACAGATGACCACATGGCGACAAACGTTCCAGACATCTACGCCGCCGGCGACTGTATAGAGTGTCTTGACATAACGGACGGACAGAGGAAACCCCTTCCACTTTTCCCGCTTGCCTTTGAACAGGGGTTCGTAGCCGGTCTAAACATGGCCGGCAAGAAAATGGAATACCTTGGAGGACTTCCTCTTAATTCTCTCAAGTTCCTTGAAAAGCCCGTCCTTAACGCCGGAATTGTTGAACCTCCAGACGACTCTTACGAAGTCATTCTCAACGACCAGTTTGAGAAGAAAGGTTACTACAGAAAGGCAATTATCAAGGATAACAGGCTTGTTGGCTTTGTTGCAATAGGTGAGATAGACAGGGTTGGAATTCTCACAAACCTCATAAGGCAGAGGATAGACGTATCTGGCATAAAAGACAGGCTCGTCTCCTTAGACTTTGGACTTGTTGACCTGCCACAAGAGTGGAGAAAGGAGAAACTCGTAGAGGACAAAACGGCTTACAAAGACTGGAGGGCTGTGTAATGGCTTGCTACAGCGAAATGTCCGGTTGCGGCCTTGCCGGGATTGTAAATAGGGACGGCAAAAAAATTTCCGGAAAGTTCATATACGACTCCATCACATCTATGAAAGAGCGTGGAAACGGTATGGGAGCTGGGTATGCCGCCTACGGCATATACCCAGAGATGGCTGAATACTACGCCTTCCACGTAATGCTTGACGATATTAACTACGAGTCCGAAGTAAACGCAGTTCTCAACAGGTTCTTTAAAGTAGTAAAGAAGGAAATAATACCTACAAAAAGTGTACCTTCCCTCTACAAAAAAACGAAACCTCCCGTATTCTACAGGTACTTCGTTGAACCTAAGGAAGAAGCAAAGCTCCCAATGGAGACAGAAGAAGACCTCGTTGTTAGAGCCGTTATGACGATAAACGATGGAGTAAAAGGCGCTTACGTTATCTCAAGTGGAAAAAACATGGGAGCTTTTAAAGGGGTAGGTCACCCCGACGAGATAGGAGACTTCTTTGAGATAAAAGAGTATGAAGGTTACATCTGGCTTGCTCACACCCGTTTCCCCACAAACACTCCCGGATGGTGGGGCGGAGCTCACCCATTCACTCTTCTTGACTGGGCAATCGTCCACAACGGTGAGATAACCTCTTACGGAACGAACAAACGTTACGTAGAAATGTTCGGCTACAAGTGTACGCTCTTAACCGATACAGAAGTTGCTGCTTACATCTTTGATCTCCTCTTCAGGAAACACAAGCTTCCAATAAAGGCCGTATTTGCAGCAATGGCAGCTCCTTTCTGGAAGGATATTGAATACTACAAGGAGCGCGGAGAGGAAGAGCTCTACGAAATGGCAAAGATGATAAGGATGATCTACGCCCCCGCAATGCTAAACGGACCATTTGCAATGCTGTTTGCCTTTAAGGATGGAGTAATCGGCTTTAACGATAGAATCAAGTTAAGACCTTTTGTTGCAGCAGTTAACGGCGATACTGTATATATGGCAAGTGAGGAATCTGCAATAAGAGTAATCTGCCCAGAACCCGAAAAAGTCTGGATGCCAAAAGCTGGAGAACCTGTTATAGCGCTTCTTAAACACTGCAGCGAAGATAGCGTATGCCACCCAGCATAAACTAAAGGGAGTTAGGAGATGGAAGTAAGACAGATTGCAGAGAAAGTTTACGAGATAACCTGCGGAACAACTCATTACCGCATCGTTAACCAGAAGATAAAGGAACTTGTTGCTGAAGGCGCCGAAAGAATCGTTCTAAAAGAGGTTTACGGCCAGAGATACATAGGAACAGGCATAAGGGGAAACGTAAAGATAGAAATTCACGGAACTGCAGGTAACGACCTTGGCATTTTCCTCTATGGCCCTGAAATAGAGGTTTTCGGCAACGCTCAGGACGGCGTTGGTAACACGATGATGGCCGGCAAAATCATCGTTAGAGGACACGCCGGCGACGTCTGCGGCTACGGAATGAGGGGAGGAAAGGTTTACATAGAGGGAGACGTAGGTTACAGGGTCGGAATTCACATGAAGGGTTACAAGAACCTCATCCCGACCTTTATAGTCGGCGGTAAAGCAGGTAACTTCTTTGGCGAGTACATGGCAGGAGGAAGGTTAATCCTCTTGGGACTTAACAGGAAACCGGGTGAGGATATAGTTGGCGACTACTGCGCTACAGGAATGCACGGTGGCGTAATGTACGTAAGGGGAGAAGTACCTGAGAGGTACTTAGGAAAGGAAGTTAAAGTGTTTGAAACCGACGAAGAGGACATGAAAATCCTGAGGGAGGAACTAAAAGGCTTTTCTGAAGCCTTTAACATACCTCTTGACGAGATACTCTCTGAGCCTTTCACCAAAATCGTTCCCGTCAGCGCAAGGCCTTACGGAAGGATGTACGCCCACAGATGGGGCATTGCAAGCGGTCTGATTAAGTAAGAAAATCTGTGAAAATTAACGGAGGTTCAAGGTTTGTATAGCTATCCTGACGAAAGAGGTAAGTACGGTATTTATGGTGGCAAGTACGTTCCTGAAACGCTAATGGCGGCGCTTTCAGAGCTTGAGGAAAGTTACAGGAAGATAAAGAACGACCCTGAATTCCAGTCTGAGTTTAAAAGGCTCCTTGCCGAGTACGTTGGACGTCCAACACCACTTCAGTACGCTGAGAGGTTTTCTAAGTACTTAGGAGGAAACATTAAGGTCTACCTAAAGAGGGAAGACCTTAACCATACAGGAGCTCACAAGATAAACAATGCCCTCGGTCAGGCTCTCCTTGCCAAAAAAATGGGCAAGAAGAGAATCATTGCTGAAACGGGGGCTGGCCAGCACGGCGTTGCAACTGCAACGGCCTGCGCATTCTTAGGCCTTGAGTGTATCGTCTACATGGGAGAGGAAGACGTCC from Phorcysia thermohydrogeniphila includes:
- a CDS encoding NAD(P)/FAD-dependent oxidoreductase, encoding MRYVIVGNSAAAVGCITGIRKVDKENEIVVISYEDRCYSKPMIADVLVDFPEEKLLYRDEKFFEENGVTQILGHKAISINPESKVVVLDSGELVPYDKLLISTGAVPFVPPIEGSDKKGVFTFTELGSAKAFKEYIKENNVKEVIIIGSGFIGLEVAYFLREIGINVTVVELLDRVLGKALDKRGSEIVEKMLRDKGVNFIFNNTVERIEGDEKVTSVTLKSGDVLRADAVVVAIGVRPNVELAKTAGVEVNRGIVTDDHMATNVPDIYAAGDCIECLDITDGQRKPLPLFPLAFEQGFVAGLNMAGKKMEYLGGLPLNSLKFLEKPVLNAGIVEPPDDSYEVILNDQFEKKGYYRKAIIKDNRLVGFVAIGEIDRVGILTNLIRQRIDVSGIKDRLVSLDFGLVDLPQEWRKEKLVEDKTAYKDWRAV
- a CDS encoding class II glutamine amidotransferase — protein: MACYSEMSGCGLAGIVNRDGKKISGKFIYDSITSMKERGNGMGAGYAAYGIYPEMAEYYAFHVMLDDINYESEVNAVLNRFFKVVKKEIIPTKSVPSLYKKTKPPVFYRYFVEPKEEAKLPMETEEDLVVRAVMTINDGVKGAYVISSGKNMGAFKGVGHPDEIGDFFEIKEYEGYIWLAHTRFPTNTPGWWGGAHPFTLLDWAIVHNGEITSYGTNKRYVEMFGYKCTLLTDTEVAAYIFDLLFRKHKLPIKAVFAAMAAPFWKDIEYYKERGEEELYEMAKMIRMIYAPAMLNGPFAMLFAFKDGVIGFNDRIKLRPFVAAVNGDTVYMASEESAIRVICPEPEKVWMPKAGEPVIALLKHCSEDSVCHPA